A DNA window from Bacteroides cellulosilyticus contains the following coding sequences:
- a CDS encoding tetratricopeptide repeat protein — MAEQKKANEALNVEEALSQSEAFLIKNKKAIIGAVVAVIIIVAGIVMYKNLYAEPREEKAQAALFKGQEYFEADLYEQALNGDSIGFVGFAKIADEYSGTKAANLAKAYMGICYAHLGQYEAAVKALDSFSGKDQMIAPAMKGAMGNCYAQLGQLDKAASMLLSAADEADNNSLSPIYLQQAGEILVKQGKYDDAIKAYTKIKDKYFRSYQSMDIDKYIEQAKLLKK; from the coding sequence ATGGCAGAACAAAAGAAAGCTAACGAAGCCCTGAATGTGGAAGAAGCATTATCACAATCGGAGGCATTTCTCATTAAAAACAAAAAAGCAATTATCGGCGCTGTAGTAGCAGTAATCATTATCGTAGCCGGTATAGTAATGTACAAGAACCTTTATGCTGAACCACGCGAAGAAAAGGCACAGGCTGCATTGTTCAAAGGACAGGAATACTTTGAGGCCGACCTTTACGAACAGGCATTGAATGGCGACAGTATCGGATTCGTAGGTTTCGCTAAAATTGCTGACGAATACAGTGGAACCAAAGCTGCCAACCTGGCAAAAGCATATATGGGTATCTGCTACGCCCACCTGGGACAATACGAAGCTGCTGTGAAAGCACTGGATAGCTTCAGCGGAAAAGACCAGATGATAGCTCCTGCAATGAAAGGTGCAATGGGTAACTGCTACGCACAATTAGGCCAGCTAGACAAAGCTGCTTCAATGTTGCTGAGCGCTGCTGACGAAGCTGATAACAATTCACTCAGTCCTATCTACTTGCAACAAGCCGGAGAAATCCTCGTTAAGCAAGGCAAGTATGACGACGCTATCAAAGCATATACCAAGATTAAGGACAAATATTTCCGTTCTTACCAGTCAATGGATATCGATAAGTACATCGAGCAAGCCAAACTGCTGAAGAAGTAA
- the recF gene encoding DNA replication/repair protein RecF (All proteins in this family for which functions are known are DNA-binding proteins that assist the filamentation of RecA onto DNA for the initiation of recombination or recombinational repair.): MILKRISILNYKNLEQVELSFSPKLNCFFGQNGMGKTNLLDAIYFLSFCKSSGNPIDSQNIRHDQEFFVIQGFYEAPDGTPEEIYCGMKRRQKKQFKRNKKEYTRLSDHIGFLPLVMVSPADSELIAGGSDERRRFMDVVISQYDKEYLEALIRYNKALAQRNTLLKSEVPVEEELFLIWEEMMAQAGEIVFRKREAFISEFIPIFQSFYSFISQDKEQVGLTYDSHARDASLLDVIKASRVRDQIMGYSLHGIHKDELNMLLGDFPIKREGSQGQNKTYLVALKLAQFDFLKRTGTTVPLLLLDDIFDKLDASRVEQIIKLVAGDNFGQIFITDTNREHLDRILHKVGSDYKMFQVDQGVITEREEDEA; the protein is encoded by the coding sequence ATGATACTGAAACGTATATCCATACTTAATTATAAGAATCTGGAACAAGTAGAGCTCTCATTCTCACCCAAGTTGAACTGTTTTTTCGGACAGAACGGCATGGGGAAAACGAATTTGCTCGATGCCATTTATTTCCTTTCGTTTTGTAAGAGTTCGGGCAATCCTATCGACTCGCAAAACATCCGCCATGATCAGGAATTCTTTGTCATTCAAGGTTTCTATGAAGCTCCCGACGGTACGCCGGAAGAGATCTATTGCGGTATGAAGCGCAGGCAAAAGAAACAATTCAAGCGGAATAAAAAGGAATATACCCGCTTGTCCGATCATATCGGATTCTTGCCTCTGGTCATGGTTTCTCCTGCCGACTCAGAATTGATTGCCGGAGGCAGTGACGAGCGTCGGCGCTTTATGGATGTCGTAATTTCGCAGTATGATAAAGAGTATCTGGAAGCTCTGATACGCTATAATAAAGCGTTGGCTCAACGAAATACGTTGTTGAAAAGTGAAGTCCCGGTAGAAGAAGAGTTGTTTCTCATTTGGGAAGAGATGATGGCACAGGCCGGTGAGATTGTTTTCCGCAAGCGGGAGGCTTTTATCAGTGAATTCATTCCTATTTTCCAGTCATTTTATTCTTTTATCTCACAAGATAAGGAGCAGGTAGGGCTGACTTATGATTCGCATGCCCGTGACGCATCCCTGTTAGATGTAATAAAAGCAAGTCGTGTGCGTGACCAGATTATGGGATACTCTCTGCATGGCATTCACAAAGATGAACTGAATATGCTTCTGGGTGATTTTCCTATCAAGCGGGAAGGTTCGCAGGGGCAAAACAAAACCTATCTTGTTGCCCTGAAATTGGCTCAGTTTGATTTCCTGAAAAGGACCGGCACCACAGTACCTTTGCTTCTGCTGGATGATATCTTCGATAAACTGGATGCCTCCCGCGTAGAGCAGATCATCAAGTTGGTAGCCGGTGATAACTTTGGGCAGATATTCATAACAGACACGAACCGGGAACATCTGGATCGCATTCTTCATAAGGTAGGCAGCGATTACAAAATGTTTCAGGTAGATCAAGGAGTCATAACAGAACGGGAGGAGGATGAAGCATGA
- a CDS encoding DciA family protein has protein sequence MKRNDAEQIGKLIRTFLRQESLESPLNEQRLINSWAEILGPTIASYTRELYIRNQILYVHLTSAALRQELMMGRDLLVRNLNRHVGAQVITNIIFR, from the coding sequence ATGAAGCGTAACGATGCCGAACAAATAGGTAAACTGATACGTACTTTCCTTCGGCAGGAGAGTCTGGAGTCGCCACTCAATGAGCAGCGGCTCATCAACTCATGGGCAGAAATTCTTGGCCCCACTATTGCCTCTTATACCCGCGAACTCTATATCCGCAATCAGATTTTATATGTTCATCTGACCTCTGCCGCTCTGCGCCAGGAGCTGATGATGGGGCGTGACTTGCTGGTACGTAACCTGAACCGTCATGTAGGTGCGCAGGTAATCACGAATATCATATTCAGATAG
- a CDS encoding histidinol-phosphatase, whose amino-acid sequence MKTNYHTHTTRCMHATGSDEDYVLSAIKGGYQELGFSDHTPWKYHTDYVADMRMLPEELPGYVESLRSLREKYQDQISIKIGLECEYFPAYTHWLKEKIKEYQLDYILFGNHHYHTDEKFPYFGHHTENLDMLELYEESAIEGMESGLFCCLAHPDLFMRSYPQFDRHCKLISRHICRTAARLHIPLEYNIGYVAYNEAHNLQTYPCPDFWHIAANEGCTAIIGLDAHNNKDLETPVYYNRAIEELKALKIQRVDSLSLITNH is encoded by the coding sequence ATGAAAACAAATTATCACACTCATACTACCCGTTGCATGCACGCTACGGGTAGTGACGAAGACTACGTGCTCAGCGCCATCAAAGGCGGCTATCAGGAACTGGGATTTTCAGACCACACTCCGTGGAAGTATCACACCGATTATGTGGCTGACATGCGTATGCTCCCCGAAGAATTACCCGGATACGTAGAAAGTCTGCGCTCGCTCCGCGAGAAATACCAGGATCAGATCAGTATCAAAATCGGATTGGAATGCGAGTATTTTCCCGCCTATACCCATTGGCTGAAGGAGAAAATCAAAGAGTATCAACTGGATTATATCCTGTTCGGCAATCACCATTACCATACAGATGAGAAGTTCCCTTACTTCGGGCATCATACCGAGAACCTCGATATGCTGGAACTCTATGAAGAGAGTGCCATCGAGGGAATGGAGAGTGGTTTATTCTGCTGTCTGGCTCACCCGGATTTATTCATGCGCTCATATCCTCAGTTCGACCGTCATTGTAAGTTAATCAGCCGCCATATCTGCCGCACAGCCGCACGCCTCCATATTCCGCTGGAATATAATATCGGTTATGTAGCTTATAATGAGGCGCACAATTTGCAGACTTATCCCTGCCCGGACTTCTGGCACATTGCCGCCAATGAAGGTTGTACTGCCATCATCGGGCTGGATGCGCATAACAATAAAGACTTGGAAACGCCTGTTTATTACAATCGTGCCATAGAAGAATTGAAAGCATTGAAGATACAGAGAGTGGATAGTTTATCACTGATAACTAACCACTAA
- a CDS encoding 5-formyltetrahydrofolate cyclo-ligase has translation MALLKTRHGLTTTHQSQSAEILAALEAHPAFRAAHIVLLYYSLKDEVDTHEFVRKWSREKRILLPVVVGDDLELRVYTGPEDLATGSYGIEEPTGELFTDYAAIDFVAVPGVAFDHAGNRLGRGKGYYDRLLPRLTAFKAGICFPFQLVEEVPAEPFDIRMDTIITIQ, from the coding sequence ATGGCATTGTTAAAGACCCGGCACGGGCTTACCACTACGCATCAATCCCAGTCTGCTGAAATACTTGCCGCCCTGGAAGCCCACCCGGCTTTCAGGGCGGCACATATCGTCCTGCTCTATTATTCACTGAAGGACGAAGTCGATACGCATGAATTTGTCCGGAAGTGGAGCCGTGAAAAACGGATATTGCTTCCGGTTGTCGTAGGTGACGATCTGGAATTGCGTGTCTATACCGGTCCCGAAGATCTGGCAACAGGAAGTTATGGTATTGAAGAACCTACCGGAGAACTCTTCACCGACTATGCAGCTATCGACTTTGTCGCCGTTCCCGGCGTAGCTTTCGATCATGCAGGTAACCGTCTAGGTAGAGGCAAAGGTTATTATGACCGACTGCTCCCCCGCCTCACGGCTTTCAAAGCCGGCATCTGTTTTCCTTTTCAATTAGTGGAAGAAGTGCCTGCGGAGCCATTCGACATCCGCATGGATACGATTATAACAATTCAATGA
- a CDS encoding S41 family peptidase: MSTKNSSRFTPLVIAISVVMGILIGTFYARHFAGNTLGIINGSSNKLNALLRVVEDQYVDTVNMTDLVEKAMPQILAELDPHSTYIPAQNLEEVNSELEGSFSGIGIQFTIQDDTIHVNSVIQGGPSEKVGLMAGDRIVMVDDSLFAGIKLTNEKAMRTLKGPKGTKVKLGVKRATEKDLLDFVITRGDIPQNTIDAAYMLSNDYGYIQISKFGRTTHVELLNAIAQLSHQNCKGIIIDLRDNTGGYMEAAVRMVNEFLPEGQLIVYAQGRKYPRMEDYANGTGSCQKMPLVVLTNESSASASEIFAGAIQDNDRGTIVGRRSFGKGLVQQPIDFSDGSAIRLTIARYYTPSGRCIQRPYKNGKDAKYEMDWLTRYEHGEFFSKDSIKLDENLRYSTRLGRPVYGGGGIMPDVFVPQDTTGTSSYLIEVLNKGLTLQFSFQYSDRNRAKLNEFENEEDMLKYLRQQGIVEQFIRFADSKGVKRRNILIHKSYKLMERNLYGNIIYNILGREPYIRYINQGDPTVQKALEILENGEAFPKAPEDVVKEETKDEGKKKRTAEAYGIVKDPARAYHYASIPVC, from the coding sequence ATGAGTACAAAAAACTCTTCCCGCTTTACCCCGCTCGTCATTGCAATCAGCGTGGTAATGGGAATTCTGATCGGAACATTTTATGCCAGGCATTTCGCCGGAAATACGCTGGGCATTATTAATGGCTCGTCCAACAAGCTGAATGCTTTGCTGCGGGTTGTTGAAGACCAGTATGTAGACACCGTCAACATGACGGACCTTGTGGAAAAAGCAATGCCACAGATATTGGCTGAGTTAGACCCCCACTCTACTTACATTCCTGCCCAGAATCTGGAGGAAGTTAATTCAGAGTTGGAAGGCAGCTTTAGCGGTATCGGTATTCAATTCACCATCCAGGATGATACGATTCATGTGAACAGTGTCATTCAAGGTGGTCCGTCCGAGAAAGTAGGACTGATGGCAGGCGACCGCATCGTTATGGTAGACGATAGCTTGTTCGCCGGAATAAAGCTGACCAATGAGAAAGCCATGCGCACTTTGAAAGGCCCGAAAGGAACCAAGGTGAAATTGGGTGTCAAACGTGCCACAGAAAAGGATTTGCTGGACTTTGTCATCACCCGCGGTGATATTCCACAGAATACAATTGATGCAGCTTATATGCTCAGCAATGATTATGGATACATTCAAATCAGTAAGTTCGGACGTACCACTCATGTAGAACTGCTGAATGCTATTGCTCAACTCAGTCATCAGAATTGTAAGGGAATCATTATCGACTTGCGCGACAACACCGGTGGTTACATGGAGGCTGCCGTGCGTATGGTGAATGAATTCCTGCCGGAAGGACAACTCATCGTCTATGCCCAGGGACGCAAATACCCCCGTATGGAAGATTATGCCAACGGAACAGGCAGTTGCCAGAAGATGCCTTTGGTTGTGCTGACCAATGAAAGTTCGGCATCCGCCAGTGAGATTTTTGCAGGAGCCATTCAGGATAATGACCGTGGTACAATCGTAGGACGCCGTTCCTTCGGAAAAGGATTGGTACAACAACCGATTGATTTCAGCGATGGCTCTGCTATCCGCCTGACAATCGCCCGTTACTATACTCCATCCGGCCGTTGCATACAACGTCCGTATAAGAACGGTAAGGATGCCAAGTACGAAATGGATTGGCTGACCCGCTACGAGCATGGTGAATTCTTCTCTAAGGATAGCATCAAGCTGGACGAGAATTTGCGCTACTCCACCCGTTTGGGACGTCCCGTTTACGGTGGTGGTGGTATTATGCCGGATGTATTCGTACCGCAGGATACTACTGGAACCTCTTCTTATCTGATTGAAGTGCTCAATAAAGGACTGACTTTACAGTTCAGCTTCCAGTATTCCGACCGCAACCGGGCTAAACTGAATGAGTTCGAAAATGAAGAAGACATGCTGAAATATCTTCGCCAGCAAGGTATCGTAGAACAGTTTATCCGTTTTGCAGACAGCAAGGGAGTGAAGAGACGCAATATTCTTATTCACAAGTCCTACAAGCTGATGGAAAGAAACCTTTATGGAAACATTATCTATAATATACTAGGCAGGGAGCCTTATATAAGGTATATCAACCAGGGCGATCCTACCGTACAAAAGGCATTGGAAATTCTGGAGAACGGCGAAGCGTTTCCCAAGGCTCCGGAAGATGTTGTGAAAGAAGAAACGAAAGATGAAGGAAAGAAAAAAAGAACTGCGGAAGCGTATGGCATTGTTAAAGACCCGGCACGGGCTTACCACTACGCATCAATCCCAGTCTGCTGA
- a CDS encoding dCMP deaminase family protein — protein MEGSAKEKQEALDKRYIRMASIWAENSYCKRRQVGALIVKDKMIISDGYNGTPAGFENVCEDDNNVTKPYVLHAEANAITKIARSNNSSDGATMYVTASPCIECSKLIIQAGIKRVVYSEKYRLEDGIELLKRAGIEVVYVATSDELQATSSE, from the coding sequence ATGGAAGGTTCTGCTAAAGAAAAACAAGAAGCGCTGGACAAGCGTTATATACGTATGGCAAGTATCTGGGCGGAAAATTCATATTGTAAACGCCGTCAGGTAGGTGCACTCATCGTCAAAGATAAAATGATCATTTCTGACGGGTATAACGGAACGCCTGCCGGTTTTGAAAATGTATGTGAAGACGATAATAACGTTACCAAACCTTACGTGTTGCATGCCGAGGCGAATGCAATCACGAAGATAGCACGCTCTAACAATAGCAGCGACGGTGCCACTATGTATGTCACCGCTTCGCCATGCATCGAATGTTCAAAACTGATTATCCAGGCAGGTATTAAACGAGTGGTTTACTCCGAAAAATATCGTTTGGAAGACGGTATCGAACTTTTGAAGCGTGCAGGTATCGAGGTAGTATATGTAGCTACAAGTGACGAGCTACAGGCTACAAGTAGTGAATGA
- a CDS encoding DUF4847 family protein, translated as MKKMKTYIQLLLAALFIPVLSACEQEDDVIDIFTGKTWYMTYIAVEGQNKMYDFWQNDQDAREKSFKTITGDNYTLVFEGANVNDVAIGTFSGKATSASVNGDWSANGDNRELKITIKNGGGTDGDKYLGKAFMDGLKSAFKYGGDNKNLYIYYKEGQTVKFISFAPQRNSGN; from the coding sequence ATGAAAAAGATGAAGACCTATATACAGCTACTGTTAGCCGCTCTCTTCATACCCGTATTGAGCGCTTGTGAGCAGGAAGACGATGTCATCGACATCTTCACCGGAAAAACCTGGTACATGACTTACATTGCAGTGGAAGGACAAAACAAAATGTACGACTTCTGGCAAAACGATCAAGATGCCAGAGAAAAAAGTTTTAAGACGATTACAGGAGATAATTACACTTTAGTGTTTGAAGGTGCTAACGTAAACGATGTAGCAATCGGAACTTTTAGCGGGAAAGCCACCAGTGCCTCTGTCAATGGTGACTGGAGTGCAAATGGGGATAATCGGGAATTAAAGATTACCATAAAAAATGGAGGAGGCACCGATGGGGATAAGTATTTAGGTAAGGCCTTTATGGACGGACTAAAGAGTGCATTCAAATATGGAGGAGATAATAAGAATCTATATATTTATTACAAAGAGGGACAGACTGTAAAGTTCATCTCTTTCGCTCCACAACGTAATTCAGGTAATTAA
- a CDS encoding M3 family metallopeptidase codes for MNIIQAQNPFFEKYSTPHGTIPFEKIKTEHYEPAIREGINRHNAEIDAITNNPEAATFANTIAAYEKSGELLNQVSTVFGNLLSAETNDDMQELAKSIMPLLSEHGNNITLNEKLFARIKAVYDQKDQANLTPEQNKLLEKVYNSFVRSGANLEGEAKEQYRALSKELSLLTLQFGENNLKETNDYKLVLTDPAQLAGLPQSAIDAAAETAKEKGVEGWVFTLQAPSYSPFMTYASNRDLRCKLYMAYNTKCTHDNETNNLEIVKKLVNTRLAIAQLLGYSSFAEYNLKERMAENSGNVYKLLDQLLDAYTPTAKQEYAEVEALARQMEGSDFTVMPWDWSYYSHKLKDQKFQIDDEMLRPYFELSKVKEGVFGLATRLYGITFKKNSDIPVYHKDVDAYEVFDKDGKFLSVLYTDFHPREGKRAGAWMTSYKEQWIDEATGENSRPHISIVMNFTKPTKDKPALLTFGELETFLHEFGHSLHGMFANSTYENLSGTNVYWDFVELPSQFMENFAIEKEFLHTFARHYQTGELIPDELVQRIVDSSNFDAAYACLRQVSFGLLDMAWYTRTTPFDGDVKVYEKEAWKKAQILPMVEDACMSTQFSHIFAGGYSAGYYSYKWAEVLDADAFSLFKQKGIFNPEVAASFRENILSKGGTEHPMTLYKRFRGQEPTIDALLIRNGIKK; via the coding sequence ATGAATATAATACAGGCTCAAAACCCTTTTTTTGAAAAGTATTCTACGCCTCACGGTACTATCCCGTTTGAAAAGATAAAGACCGAACATTATGAACCCGCTATTCGTGAAGGTATCAACCGTCACAATGCGGAGATTGATGCTATCACCAATAATCCGGAAGCGGCTACATTCGCCAACACGATCGCTGCTTATGAAAAGTCCGGCGAACTGTTGAACCAAGTCAGCACTGTATTCGGCAATCTGCTGAGTGCGGAAACCAACGATGACATGCAGGAACTGGCAAAATCCATCATGCCGTTGCTGAGCGAACATGGCAATAACATCACTCTGAATGAGAAGTTATTTGCACGCATTAAGGCAGTGTATGACCAGAAAGACCAGGCTAATCTTACTCCCGAGCAAAACAAGCTGCTGGAGAAGGTGTACAATAGCTTTGTTCGTAGTGGAGCTAATCTCGAAGGAGAAGCCAAAGAGCAATACCGTGCTCTGAGCAAAGAACTTAGCTTACTGACCCTGCAATTCGGAGAAAACAACCTGAAAGAAACCAACGACTATAAACTGGTACTGACAGACCCTGCACAACTTGCCGGCCTGCCGCAAAGCGCCATTGATGCAGCCGCAGAAACTGCCAAAGAAAAAGGCGTGGAAGGATGGGTATTCACCTTGCAGGCCCCCAGTTATAGCCCGTTTATGACGTATGCCAGTAACCGCGATTTGCGTTGTAAGCTTTATATGGCATATAATACCAAATGTACCCATGACAATGAAACCAACAATCTGGAGATTGTAAAGAAGCTTGTTAATACCCGCCTGGCTATTGCGCAACTTTTGGGATACAGCAGTTTTGCTGAATATAACCTAAAAGAGCGAATGGCAGAAAACAGCGGCAATGTATATAAACTGCTGGATCAGCTACTCGATGCCTACACTCCCACCGCCAAGCAAGAATATGCAGAGGTAGAGGCTTTGGCACGCCAAATGGAAGGCAGTGACTTCACAGTGATGCCTTGGGACTGGTCTTATTATTCCCATAAACTGAAAGACCAGAAGTTCCAGATAGATGATGAAATGCTCCGTCCCTATTTTGAACTGAGCAAGGTAAAAGAAGGTGTATTCGGTCTGGCCACCCGCTTGTATGGCATTACTTTCAAGAAAAACAGCGATATCCCGGTATACCATAAGGATGTGGATGCATATGAGGTATTTGACAAAGATGGTAAATTCCTGTCCGTGCTCTATACAGACTTCCATCCCAGAGAGGGTAAACGCGCAGGTGCATGGATGACTTCTTATAAAGAGCAATGGATTGACGAGGCAACCGGTGAAAACAGTCGTCCGCACATATCTATCGTGATGAACTTCACCAAGCCGACAAAAGACAAACCCGCCTTACTGACATTTGGTGAACTGGAGACATTCCTGCATGAATTTGGGCATAGTCTGCATGGTATGTTCGCGAATTCCACCTATGAAAACCTGAGCGGTACAAATGTATATTGGGACTTTGTGGAACTCCCCTCTCAATTCATGGAGAACTTCGCTATTGAAAAGGAGTTCCTTCACACATTTGCCAGACATTATCAGACCGGAGAACTCATCCCGGACGAATTGGTACAGCGCATTGTAGATTCTTCTAATTTCGATGCCGCTTATGCCTGCCTGCGTCAAGTTAGCTTTGGATTACTGGATATGGCATGGTACACCCGTACTACCCCATTTGATGGCGACGTGAAGGTTTATGAAAAAGAAGCATGGAAGAAAGCACAGATTCTTCCTATGGTAGAAGATGCCTGTATGAGTACACAGTTCTCGCATATCTTTGCCGGAGGTTATTCTGCCGGATATTACAGCTATAAATGGGCGGAAGTTCTGGATGCGGATGCTTTCTCACTGTTTAAACAAAAAGGAATCTTCAATCCGGAAGTAGCCGCTTCCTTCAGGGAAAACATTCTTTCCAAAGGAGGAACAGAACACCCGATGACACTATACAAACGCTTTCGCGGACAAGAACCAACTATTGATGCATTATTAATCAGAAATGGAATAAAGAAATGA
- the gap gene encoding type I glyceraldehyde-3-phosphate dehydrogenase → MIKVGINGFGRIGRFVFRAAMERNDIQIVGINDLCPVDYLAYMLKYDTMHGQFNGSIEADVENSKLIVNGQAIRITAERNPADLKWDAVGAEYVVESTGLFLSKDKAQAHIEAGAKYVVMSAPSKDDTPMFVCGVNEKTYVKGTQFVSNASCTTNCLAPIAKVLNDKFGILDGLMTTVHSTTATQKTVDGPSMKDWRGGRAASGNIIPSSTGAAKAVGKVIPALNGKLTGMSMRVPTLDVSVVDLTVNLAKPATYAEICAAMKEASEGELKGILGYTEDAVVSSDFLGDARTSIFDAKAGIALTDTFVKVVSWYDNEIGYSNKVLDLIAHMASVNN, encoded by the coding sequence ATGATTAAAGTAGGTATTAATGGATTCGGACGTATCGGACGTTTCGTATTCCGCGCTGCAATGGAAAGAAACGATATTCAAATCGTTGGTATTAACGACCTTTGCCCGGTAGATTACTTGGCTTACATGCTGAAGTATGACACTATGCACGGTCAGTTTAACGGCTCTATCGAAGCAGATGTTGAAAACAGCAAGCTGATCGTTAACGGCCAGGCTATCCGCATCACTGCAGAAAGAAACCCGGCTGACTTGAAATGGGATGCTGTAGGTGCAGAATACGTAGTTGAATCTACTGGTTTGTTCCTGAGCAAAGACAAAGCTCAAGCTCACATCGAAGCTGGTGCAAAATATGTAGTAATGTCTGCTCCTTCTAAAGATGACACCCCGATGTTCGTTTGCGGTGTAAACGAAAAAACATACGTGAAAGGTACTCAATTCGTATCTAACGCTTCTTGTACTACTAACTGTTTGGCTCCTATCGCTAAAGTATTGAACGACAAGTTCGGTATCTTGGATGGTTTGATGACTACAGTTCACTCTACAACTGCTACTCAGAAAACAGTTGACGGTCCTTCTATGAAAGACTGGAGAGGTGGTCGTGCTGCTTCTGGCAACATCATCCCGTCTTCTACTGGTGCTGCTAAGGCTGTAGGTAAAGTAATCCCTGCTTTGAACGGCAAACTGACTGGTATGTCTATGCGTGTTCCGACTTTGGACGTATCTGTAGTTGACTTGACAGTTAACTTGGCTAAACCGGCTACTTACGCTGAAATCTGTGCTGCTATGAAAGAAGCTTCAGAAGGCGAATTGAAGGGTATCCTGGGTTACACTGAAGATGCAGTAGTTTCTTCTGACTTCTTGGGTGACGCTCGTACTTCTATCTTCGATGCAAAAGCTGGTATCGCTTTGACTGATACTTTCGTAAAAGTTGTATCTTGGTATGACAACGAAATCGGTTACTCTAACAAGGTTCTTGACCTGATCGCTCACATGGCTTCAGTTAACAACTAA
- the mscL gene encoding large-conductance mechanosensitive channel protein MscL yields the protein MGKSSFLQDFKSFAMKGNVIDMAVGVIIGGAFGKIVSSVVADIIMPPLGLLVGGVNFTDLKWVMKPAEVVDGKEIAAVTLNYGNFLQVTFDFLIIAFSIFLFIKLLTRLTAKKEAEVPAAPPAPPAPSKEEVLLTEIRDILKEKR from the coding sequence ATGGGAAAAAGTTCATTTTTACAAGATTTTAAATCATTTGCCATGAAAGGCAATGTGATAGACATGGCTGTCGGTGTAATCATCGGTGGCGCGTTTGGTAAAATTGTGTCCTCTGTTGTGGCAGATATTATTATGCCGCCTCTCGGTTTACTGGTGGGAGGTGTGAACTTTACAGACTTGAAGTGGGTGATGAAACCTGCTGAAGTTGTGGACGGTAAAGAGATTGCCGCCGTAACCTTGAATTATGGAAATTTCTTGCAAGTGACGTTTGACTTTCTCATTATTGCTTTTTCTATTTTCCTGTTCATCAAGTTGCTGACCAGGCTGACGGCTAAGAAGGAGGCGGAAGTTCCCGCAGCACCTCCTGCTCCTCCCGCACCTAGCAAAGAAGAGGTCTTGCTGACGGAAATCAGGGATATCTTGAAAGAAAAACGATAA